ATGGCTCTTTATTCAGtaggggaagagagagtgtgtgtgtgtgtgtgtgtgtgtgtgtgtgtgtgtgtgtgtgtgtgtgtgtgtgtgtgtgtgtgtgaagagaggaTTTGAgacctcctcctgtcctccacACACATGCCATGACATGACGCACTAGTCCTGAGAACCACTCCGGAAAGTCTTCCTTCCGTCCGAGCGTTCTTCTGCGAGTTCTTTGGTTTCTATGGAGACGGAAGCGAGCGCAGATGTTTTCAGTGACGAGCCCCGCCCCCCAGGAgtccagacccccccccccccccccccccagaagcTGTGCCACTCATAAAAAGGGGAAAACAGAATAAACATGAGGAATTcccaccatccctctctctgtcatgctTTCTTTCATTCACTCTATCCCTTCTTTTCTAGTGGTGCATCCCTAAACCTGTGCACTAATTGGATTGCATAGTATACACTTACTAGCCTGTATAGTGTGCACTAATTAGTCTGTATGGTGTGCACTAATTAGTCTGCATAGTGTGCACTAACTAGTCCGTATGGTGTGCACTAACTAGTCTGTATAGTGTGCACTAACTAGTCTGCATAGTGTGCACTAACTAGTCCGTATGGTGTGCACTAACTAGTCTGCATAGTGTGCACTAATTAGTCCGTATGGTGTGCACTAACTAGTCTGCATAGTGTGCACTAACTAGTCCGTATGGTGTGCACTAACTAGTCTGCATAGTGTGCACTAACTAGTCCGTATGGTGTGCACTAACTAGTCTGCATAGTGTGCACTAACTAGTCCGTATGGTGTGCCCTTCTTTGCTCCCTGCCACCTTTCTCCCCTCTGTGGCAACCATGAGGGGTCAGGTGGTCCGGTCCCCTTCTCGCCCACTGAGAGTTTCGTTTCCTGTGGGGGGCTCCAGGCTCGTCGCTATGACAACTGCTCCAtctccaactgtgtgtgtccgtTGAGCGGGGCGCTCTGTCCAGCCCAAGCCTCGTGGGGCCGCAGGTGACCCATTTTGGGGGCATCGTCCGACACCACCCCCAGACAGAGCGCATGGGGGTCACTGGCAGTGGCGCCAGCAGGGGCGGCATCAGTCGGTGCGATGGCGGCGGGGGGGTCGGGCGGCTTGCGGTCGTAGTACAGCGCCCAGAGGAGTGTGAGGGTAAGGGTCATCGCCAGGATCTGGGCCACGCCGATGGACACACCCAGGAAACGCAACACCTGCAGCTGCTTGGTGCCGCGGATGAAACTGTACATCTTTGGACCGCAGCcctggaaaaacacacacacacacacggacacacacacacacgcacggacacacacacggacacacacacacacacacacacagacacacagacacacgcacggacacacacacacacggacacacacaagcacggagaaactcacacacacacacacacacacacacacacacacacacacacgcatggacacacacacacacacatacacacacacacggagacacacacaaacacgcgcacacccgaacaaacacacacacacacacacacacacacacacacacacacacacaaacacacacacacacacacacagaaaatatagTGGAACTTAATGTCAAATATTTCAAAAGTGTAAATGCAAATGAAGCAGTAGATAGATGACAGAAACAGGCAGACAGCTCTAGCTGGCCATAGATCTCCatatctcttcctcctctgacTCACTCTTCACATTCATGGCCTCTGCAGACCTGACATCTGGTGCAGTTATAAGATGGAAATaacataaactgtgtgtgtgtgtgtgtgtgtgtgtgtgtgcctgagtgtgtcttgtgtgtgtgtgtgtgtgtgtgtgtgtgtgtgtgtgtgtgtgtgtgtgtgtgtgtgtgtgttgtgtgtctgtgtgtgtgtgtgtgtgtgtgtgtgtgtcttacgtgTATGGAGGTTGAGGTTATCAGTCTCACTGGAATGTCAGACACACAGGAGTGAGAAGTGAAAGAATAGCCACTTCATTACTTCCTGACTGCgtcaaacaagtgtgtgtgtgtaagagagagagagagagagagagagattattgtgtgtgtgtgtgtgcatgagcatgtgtgtgtgtgtacgtgtgtgtgtgtgtgtgtgtgtgagtgagtgtgagtgtgtgtgtgtgtgtgtgtgtgtgtgtgtgtgtgagtgagtgtgagtgagtgtgagtgtgtgtgtgtgtgagcgtgtgtgcgtgcatgagtgtgtgtgtgtgtgtgtgtgtgtgtgtgcgtgagtgtgagtgtgagtgtgagtgtgagtgtgagtgtgagtgtgtgcgtgcgtgcatgagtgtgtgtctgtgtgtgtgtgtgtgtgtgtgtgtgtgtgtgtgtgtgtgtgtgagtgagtgtgagtgagtggagtgtgagtgtgtgtgtgtgagcgtgtgtgtggtgcatgagtgtgtgtgtgtgtgtgtgtgtgtgtgtgtgtgtgtgtgtgtgtgtgtgtgtgcgtgagtgagtgtgtgtctgtgtgtgtgtgtgtgtgtgtgtgtgtgtgtgtttgtctgagtgtgtgcgtgcgtgctacTTCATTACTTCCTGGCAACGTCAGATTCACTCCCAAGTGTAACATGCCAGATAGAGACATCCAGCCAAATCCCAaagtcacacagacagacaggagagtcagagaaagggggatagagacagagagagagaaatgaagtgatagtttagagagaaaaaaaagggaaaggTAAGGGAtagagaatgtatgtgtgtcttgtgtgtgtgcgcacatgtgtatggatgtatgtgtatgtgtatgtgtatggatgtgtgtgtatgtatgtatgtgtgtcttgtgtatgtatgtgagtctTGTGTGTAAGTGCGCACGTGTGTatggatatgtgtgtatgtgtatgtgtatgtatgtgtgtgtgtgtgtgtcttgtgtgtgcgtgtgtgcgcacatgtgtatggatgtgtgtgtatgtgtatgtgtatgtgtgtgtgtgtgtgtgtgtgtgtattgtgtgtgcacacatgtgtatggatgtgtgtgtatgtatgtgtgtgtgtaggtatttgtgtcttgtgtgtgtgtgcgcacatgtgtatggatgtgtgtgtactgtatgtgtgtgtgtgtgtttgggagaagGAGGATGTTCAGGGGCAGTAACCACACCCCTAACCCTTGACCTTCCTTCTTCAAATGACTCAACGCCTTTGTTTCCCACCAACAAAGCAACGCATTGACAAGCAGACATCATGTaacatgcagcacacacacacacacacacacacacacaccagaatccCACCCCTGTGTTTATGCATAACACAATTACCCACGCCTGTTACACACCCTGGGGCCCTGTGGGACACCAGCCTTTGGCTCAGACAgcaactgtctgtgtgtgtgtgtgtgtgtgtgtgtgtgtgtgagagagagagagagagagagagagagagagagagagagagagagagagagagagagagagagagacagaggacagatgatATCCAAAATTCCAATTGGAAACTAGTACACAGAGAACATTGTCAAGTTACATTCAAGAacgacagacagagaaagagagagaaagagggagagtgtgtgtgtgtgtgtgtgtgttctcaagtGAGGACAGATGCTATGCAGGGTGTATCATTAGTCGCCCTTGACTCCAGTAGGAAGAGGAGACTTTCCAGCATTTCCTGTGGTTTCCAGAGACAGCGTACAATGGTGTGTTCAGTGGAGGCGCAGGTGTATTTGTTGGGTGTTTAAacgtctgtacgtgtgtgtgggtttgtgtgtgtggtgtgagtgtgagtggtgtgagtgtgaggctTCTCCAGGTGTATTTGTTCATTGGCTctgcctctgtgtctgtgtgtgtgtgtgtgtgtgtgtttgtgtgtttacttgAGTCTGACTGTAAATACACAAGTTTGCATGaacttgtatgtgtatgtgtatgtgagtgtgagtgacaaataaaaatatgaaTGTGAATCCAACAACAAtgaatggaatgtgtgtgtatgtgggtatgtacatatgtgtgccattttctgtgtgtgtgtgtgtgtgtgtgtgtgtgtgtgtgtgtgtgccagtatgTGAGTTTGGGTGCTTGTGAAAAAGCggcagtgatgtgtgtgtgtgtgtgtgtggcacccaCTGACTGGCAGTGATGCTTCAGCGGTTTGgcagcagagtgagagaggtgagagacagagacaggagaaagagtcaagcagagaggaaagagagaaagagggggagagagagagggagagagagataaagtcaCTGAGTGAGTCACTGAGTGAGTCTGTCTACCACAGAAGAGGCAGAGGGACAAGGAaagaaagtggtgtgtgtgtgtgtttgtgtgtgtgtgtgtgtgtgtgtgtgtgtgtgtgtgtgtgtgtgtgcgtttgtgtgtgtgtgtgtgtgtgtgtgtgtgtgtgcgcgtgtactaggggtgtaacggtacatgtattcgtattgaaccgaaacggtacgggcgtcacgcttcggtgcatgaatttacacggagaatacacggtataaaaatacataaaactcacgtgcggattaattaatgtAATGCGGAATTACTGTTAAATACgagagttctttagcgacacctaacactaatctgtagcctcgccttagctctgaagctctgattgacgcctgttatttttttgtcaggtcgttgGTCGAGTCAGTCTCAGTCAGCCAGAGATAGCAGCACTAAGCGAGTGGTGgcgacccacaagagttagaggaCCTGCTGGTCTCTTTAAAATCGTTTGAGAACTTTagttacagtagtacaggcGAGAGACTGGTGGATAAGAAGAAACTGTGTGTCGGCattgttcagcagttgttgggtaacgttatgtgagtggaaatatattgaaaatgctacacatattccacggcatcacccagatgatgtaggctaccaatcactgaaacgagagaaaaaaaacttccctgcgcttcaccagcctttacacatacaaatagggccaaaacctatggcttaaaatgatttcgtaatgacagaaagctatgtaaatcgcgtggtaattaACTTTATGTtagggtaacttgtaacttctcacatgaggagctggcagtgttaagtgcatagacagtaaaagaaagtgtcaacgctaaccacactaataaacaaatcatgctacggtgagttaacgtcGAAGGGTATTCTGTTTCTGGCGAattgtagtctgtttatgaaatgaaaggagcaattttgttttttttaaagaaggcaaaatagtgAGAAATGTTTACAGttagtactgtacacacattaaaaaatattgaattattacattattctatgtaatttgcactttcagaaataagagatgctgtaggcctattttcagttttatagctgattgtcttattttgttacagatggagtctgggtaggcctacttattgtagcctactgtttacatcttacacacttcaggctgttgcagatatcTCAGGGGAGAGACTatatgacactaggtggtaggctacagcctgagacatgcacaataaaaaaaaatagctttctgaatttttgttttgcttttccctccattgtaccgaactcgtaccgaaccgtgatgtccgaaccgaggtatgaaccgaaccgtgacttctgtgtaccgttacacccctagcgtgtacgtgtgtgtgtgtgtgtgtgtgtgtatgtgtgtgtaattgtgtgtttgtgtcacatCACATCTATGCCCTTGGAGTTGGGCACCACCACACAGTGCCAACCCAGGCctgacatccacacacacacgcacgcacgcacgcacgcacacacacatacacacatgtacgcacacacacacacacatacacacacacatgcacgcacacaaacatgcatgtacatacacacatacacatatgcacacacatacatatagcacacacacacacacacacacacacacacacacacacacacacacacactcacacacactcacacacacacacacacacacactcacacgcgcacacacacacacacacacacacacacacacacacacatatacgtgtgcgcacacacacacacacacacacacacacacacacacacacacacacacatatacgtgtgcgcgcacacacacacacactcacacacatctaccTACAGAGTGTGTAGGGCTCGAGGGAACAGGTGGTTGTATTCTGAAAGCCAATCGATTTCCCCATTAAGTCCAGAGCATGCAGACGAGCCATGAAATTCCTAATTGCGCTGGCCAAATAGggaagataaatcaaataagccCCTAATTCACAGCACTTGTTTTGCCCCTGTGAAGGTCGGTCAAAGCTAAACGAATGCaaactgagagagaggaaaaagtgcCCCGGCAATGTGTCCTTTGCGCCTAACTCTGAGGGAACTAGATGAGCTTTTCATGGATTAAATGCTGACATATTACCCAAACTGGATAATGCACCTGGATAATGCTCTGAATCTTTTCATTTGATTTTCCGCTTTTTCAATACGTTTCATGAATATCAATCATAGCTTACTGTTTTGCCTGAAATTAAAAATAActttgtgtgtgagcaggatTGCGAAACAAAATGTCAATGCAAGGTGAAGACGGTTTATTCAAACCACTTTGAATAAACactgtgtatatgagtgtgtgtgtgtgtgtgtgtgtgtgtgtgtgtgtgtgtgtgtgtgtgtgtatgtgtgtgtgtgtgtgtgtgagtgtgtgtgtttgtgtgtgtgagagtgtgtgtgtgtgtgtgtgtgtgtgtgtgagtgtgtgtgtgtgtgtgtgtgtgtgtgtgtgtgtgtgtgtgtgtgtgagtgtgtgagtgtgtgtgtgtgtgtgtgtgtgagtaaacacTGCGTGGGCTGCTGATATTACTGTTGTGTCAAGCATGCAGTTTCATAATGCATCTTGAGTTAATTGTCAGCGGTGGCCTATACAATAACAAAACAGAGCTAGCACATGAATAAATATAGAATTGAACTTAAATGTAACTTTGTCGGGGAATATACATTTATGTTTCTGATACTTATGCCATTCTGTCACTTTTGCTTTTCTTAAATTATAATGTCATCACAATCGTTGACTTTTACTTTGTCATTTTCACATAAAATGGCAACCTATTCCTTCCTTCAGATGAAACTGTTAAAGGTGAAAAGTCAATGTTTGTGGGGTCAGAATTCAAAGGTTAAAGGTTATCTCACTTCCTGGTGGAGGTCACTGAGGTCGCGGTAGTGGGCGTGGCGAGCACAGCCTGGATACTGATTGGAGCAACAGGAGTCAGGTGGCCACTCCATCTCCGTCATCTCCAGCCAATCAGTGAAGTAGATGACCCCGCAGCACTTAAACTGGGATGTGGAAGCAACATACATGACATTCAAATGACAGACTCACTCAATTCAGatttaggcggggatcacattagccagcagcaagcggcaggtttcctattgttctctatggttcggcagcgaaACGGTTGCAACGctcagggttcctacacattttccatttcaaaattccatactttttccatactcaaacgttcaaacttctcggtagatttttctgaccatattctagacattgtcaatggagtgttctgctagcattgtgaagagctgtataataatgtttattattaacttGTTAGCCCTCAGAAAACAGGGTTGGAAGGTGCACTCACATTTCatacagcatagcctacatatggagactagtgcactgctggcagaggcctcagaaatcaccgtaaacagtattatttgtttgcaataacatcagataatgcagtatccatgtcttggtaacttttacaaaatcaagagagagatttttttctGAGGACCCCCATTCAATTGTATCTTGATGATCTGGACTGACAACTTAAGatacacaacagtaggaatggtttattatgacctgagtgaagtgattagtactgtagatgcaatagtctggaaacacaaatatttctccatacccttgtttcttttttccatacttatccagacctggaaattactacaagcaaattccatacttttccaggttttccatactgcgtaggaaccctgaacgctggcgtaacgctagcgttgaacaagctgagcgttgaacttggttcaactttcaaagtgcaacgcgagcgtattcgattgacaaaccgtttgtgttgcttaggaacgagataaaacgtattatggtctgagcgttgcgttacgttttgccactgccgcttgccgctggctgatgtgatccccgccttgtACTTGTTCAAGTTTCCTATACACACGAGTTGCACAAGCTCATATGGATAGCAATATCTGTCTGAGTTGCACTAGCTCATATGGATAGCAATATCTGTCTGGAGAGAGTCCAGTTTCCTGCATCTTTCTCACTGAaaactaccctggaaatccagttctcgtgagagcacaatttgaatttgctcagcgagtcactctggcattgagtaatgatgctcattacctaTGCCGTTGTAGCCGAGCtacaccaatcacatcggtgtatgtgatctaggcgggccagaggcgagctgaACAGATGACGACATCGCTGCAGCatcaaagtccggaatcagtcagtaaacattggtcgtagtgttatccaattgtgtcgaagtccagaatcagtcagtaaacattggtcgtagtgttatccaattgcgtgcagagagattttcaaatgcatgcttggagCCACACTTCAAGTTGGGACATTTTCATAATCTTtcggatttgggtctggatttccaggctaaCTGAAAGCATTTCTGAAAACAAATGTTTCTATTGCTTTTTAAGGACCTCTAATGAAACTCCCATGACTTTTCACAGCCTGCTAATTTGATCTATACGACAAAATAAACTTGATCTATGTGACAAAATAAAATGTCATAATTTCAATAGATTTACTGAGATTTACTTTTTAACGTCTGAAGGGTTTAAAAATTGTATGATATGTCATGTCTGCTAGAACCCTGAAGTAGCTCTACTATAATGTATCAATATACATTTTCTATACAATATGAAGCTGCAaaaattaaaatgtaatgtaataatattgGTCAGGTGTAACAGAGACCTGTGGATTTTTCCGGAAGATATGCCAAAGACAAGTGTCTTGCTCATGACCTttcacctactggccagcccaACTCAGTATGCATTGtacaaggtcaaaggtcagaggtcaaactgTAAACCCTACAGGGAGAGTTCAGTAACACTAGCCACCAGCTGTGGTGCAAACGTACATGCTCCAAGCACGTATCACTAGTGATGCTAGCCTGACCTGCCCCTGAATGTTATGTATTCTATGCTACGTGCTACGCGCTAAACGCTACGTGCCAACTTGGCCTCACATGAATGTCCTGTAAATTGATGGGACACGCAAACTGCTTGCCAAACCCACAGAGGAATGTACTGTGAATGAATGTGGTTATTCTAGCTGCTGCTAGCATGCATGCAATGTGAGTTTATTAGCAGGAACGTGAACGTATGTAGTGACACTATCGGCTGGCCAAGCAAGCTGTAATGTGAGTTTATCAGGAATGTAATGTCAGTGAATACTGAGACACTCACTACTA
This portion of the Alosa sapidissima isolate fAloSap1 chromosome 22, fAloSap1.pri, whole genome shotgun sequence genome encodes:
- the tspan12 gene encoding tetraspanin-12 isoform X2; translated protein: MAVCVLGVAAWLRDYLNTVLTLTADTRLEEAAVLTYSPVVHPVIIAACCFLIIVAMVGYCGTLKCDLLLLSWYFGCLLVIFCVQLASGVWTYDEPAVQRADMISLKSRMPNYGLQRYQWLTHAWNAFQSEFKCCGVIYFTDWLEMTEMEWPPDSCCSNQYPGCARHAHYRDLSDLHQEGCGPKMYSFIRGTKQLQVLRFLGVSIGVAQILAMTLTLTLLWALYYDRKPPDPPAAIAPTDAAPAGATASDPHALCLGVVSDDAPKMGHLRPHEAWAGQSAPLNGHTQLEMEQLS
- the tspan12 gene encoding tetraspanin-12 isoform X1, whose translation is MAREDSVKCLRCLLYALNLLFWLMAVCVLGVAAWLRDYLNTVLTLTADTRLEEAAVLTYSPVVHPVIIAACCFLIIVAMVGYCGTLKCDLLLLSWYFGCLLVIFCVQLASGVWTYDEPAVQRADMISLKSRMPNYGLQRYQWLTHAWNAFQSEFKCCGVIYFTDWLEMTEMEWPPDSCCSNQYPGCARHAHYRDLSDLHQEGCGPKMYSFIRGTKQLQVLRFLGVSIGVAQILAMTLTLTLLWALYYDRKPPDPPAAIAPTDAAPAGATASDPHALCLGVVSDDAPKMGHLRPHEAWAGQSAPLNGHTQLEMEQLS